The genomic segment GGAGATGCTGGAGCTTGGAGATGGATGGAGGAATCTCGCATTTACTGCTTTGAAACAAGATAAAAGCAAGGTACCTCAAGTTAACTAGTTCGAAGATCTCATCAGGGAAGTCCTCGGGATCTAGAAGTACTTCGTCCACCACCCTGAGTGACTTAAACTGCGAAGCAATAGATGATAGGAGATAGCTTTCTGAGCCAAAACATAGAAGTGTATGAATGGAGGAGTTGTGGATATCGGTCAACTCAAAATTCACATAGTCGGCACAAATACTCAGGCGACGTGGGCCTTCggctatttttaaaagaatacTTTTCTTGTTGTCCTTGTTGGTAAAATGCTGAAGAAACCTTTCTTCTCGACCCTTTTTTATGCTTAAATCCCTTAAGACATCATGGATTCTGCAGGATTTCATTCCCCCATTAGATCTAGTACCAACTACCAAAACGAGGCTTCTCTTGACAAGATCCTCCAAGTACTCCTCCGCCAACTCTTCCAAGCTTTTGGGCTCTACCGGTTCTAGAAAACCGTCAGCAACCCATAATTTAATGAGCTTTTTGGTAGGAATATGGTAATCTTCTGGAAAAACTCCCATATACAAAAAGCACGCCTTAAGCTGATGAGATAAGTTATTATAACTCAAAGAGAATATACCTGAGAATTGATCATCGTTTACCGTGGATGCTACATTAAGATTTTCGGCGACATTCTCCCAATGTTCTCTCGTCTTGTTAGCTTTCAGAAGTCCAGTGATGACGATAATCGCAAGCGGGAGTCCTTTGCAGTTTCTTGCAATGGATTTACCTATTTCTTTCATATCATGACTGGGAGGACACTCGGCTGCAAAAGCCTTTTTACAGAACAGGGCCCAACTACGATCTTCATCCAAGAGTCGCATCTTATGAAGAGGGCTGTTGGAATCGATGGTCGAAGCCACATCCGACAACCTCGTCGTAAGAATCACACGGCTGCCGATATAGTCGTCGGGGAATGCCCTTCGGACTTTATACCAAACTTCTGCATGCCACATATCATCCATCACGACGAGATATTTCCTACCTTTTAAACTTTTGTACACACGTTCGATTAGCAACTCAACTTTCTCATCAATCGGCTCTTCAACAGAAAGGATCCTTCCAAGAATATCTCGCACGCTATATTCTTGGGATACCGTCAGCCAATGACGGATATCAAAGTAGTCTATCGTCAACTGATCTTCGTAGACATTTCTAGCGAGAGTAGTCTTACCAATACCTCCCATGCCGATAATCGGGATGATCTGTAGATTTTGCTCATCTCCCACGACCCGATCCTTTATTTGAATCAAGTCTTCAGTCGACTCCCACCATGGATTCTTGGCCAACCAGTGCACGTCTTGATGAAGCCGACACAGATGAAGATTCGTCAGTACTGGCTGCAGGCAACTCATCTCCTTCCACCATTAGGTCCTAAAACTTCTTCACCTGCTGCCACGAAGGAATTAACTTCGTCGATGCAATGTTGGAATGCTTGAATTCTTGCAAGAAAAAGAGGTTTTCATTGACCAGAATTATTTACACATAAGCCAAATAATTAGATCTACGTTCCAGCACCTTCCTCTTCTAATTCACCTCTACGGCTCTACCACGACGGAATTAACTCGGTCGATGCGATGTTGGAATGCATGCAACTGCTCTTCGATCATCTCGAGTCGAACCTTCTTGTTTTGAGACGTGGGATTGAGTTATATCTTTCGCTTGATACGCAACACCCCGGATTCGAACTTCCAAGTCGCGGATAGTCTGGCCACAAAATTAATCTTGCAAGAAAGTGAGGTTCCATTGAGGGATCTCATCTTTTTTTCCGGGACACAGAAGAAAGTATTGGATTGGAGATTAGGCAAGTGAAGCTAGAGATGCAGATAACATAACAAGATCTGATAAATTTGGAGCAAAGGGTCTTACAGAAAAGCTTGAACTGGAGAGACTTTGATAATGGACAAGAAAGCATCAATGAAATGGAGTACAACTTGGGTCCAcctcttgattttttttatttataattatttgacttttttttttatataactaGTTACAAAACACATGTTATATTAATTAACTAACTTGAATGTATTATGAATATTAttcgtgtttttttttttttttgattttttaatcATTCGATttttttcatcttttttataattatttttaattttctttttttttattcgtTTAAATACCTTATTTTCATGTTTCTTTTTCATTATCTATTTgaaactgattttttttttgatatttGCTTTATTTTTTCTTATGACGTTATTTTGTTTATTCGAGTCTTCACACTTAGGTCTCACTTCATTTTAGTTCCTCTTAATTTTTTGAATTTCACTGGGTTTCTCCAAACCACCATCgacaatacataatttttcttaGTAATTAATTTGTCTAATTTGAAGTGAAACTTGTGATGTTTTTTGTTTGATTATCTAATGTTATCTTTAGTTtagacaaatattttaaatgtaaaCAAGCTAAAATCATACTTAAATAATATGTTTTCTCATATGAATCTTTTGTCTCCAGCTATAAGAGACATCATTTTCGTACCAACTCAAGATATGTTTTCGACTCTCTTTTGAACACATATAGACAATTTAcaatcttaaaaaaaaatttcagtcCAATATTACATACACACAACTCTCATTTATATCACATCTCAACGTATTTATATATTTCACTCTAAAACAAATAACagtaatttaaatttttccttCAAAGATGTTGGATAATTAtgtctcaaaataataaaaatttcaatgaataaataataattcatGGTAAATGAAACAGAcgaatcaattatttaaaatcaaatatataAGTCCTCTTATCACgtctaaatataaataataaaggaTGAGAAAGATAAACACATATCTATATGACAaatctaaattataaattaaaatttttaattgtaaagtttttatatttaataaatgaCATTCACTTCGACGTCATAGTCCAATTATTGTGAAATCGAAGTATACTAACTCATTTGACTCAAAAAAACTCAACACTTTCACTcgaaaatgaaaataatgataatTATCAACAAAGATTTTAAGTTAAAACTGTAAATTGAaactatatatatttaaatttggtTGTTTTTTTTAACATAACTGAAGTCGAAACTTCGAAGTCTCCAAAACAACAGATTTAGTAAAAAGATTAAAACCTAAACTCGAAATGTAATTAAATCATCCAACcaaaaaatgaagaaagaagaaaTTTCAAAGTTAAATATTTGATAAATgacaaaatacaaaaaataaaatatagcaGTAGAAACAATACATGTAAGTGGATCAACTTATCAAATCTCCATTGAAATATGATCCATACGAAGAAAAAAATTTGTCATTCGTTGGTTACTAGCGGCATCCTCAAAACGTTCAAGTCGAAATATGACTTTCAAATTAAGTTTCGAATTAGTGAATAATGTCAAAGGTAGTGGCGATGTAAAGATTGAACCTCGAGATGTAACTCTGGAATTAAACCACCCAACCAAAACAAAAATCaagaaatttcaaatttaaatagacAAATGACAAAATAACCGAAGTGATACCAAAAGACAAACATAAGACATACAAAAAACAAATTAAAACATTAggataatttaataaaaaaacaattaaaattcatacttttataataataaatacaaaTAATAAAGGTTGAGAAAGATGAACGTATATCTATATAACAAatctaaaatataaattaaattttttgctTGTAAAGTTTCTATTTTTAATAAATGACATTCATTTCGACATCATAGTCCAATTATTGCTAAATCGAAGTATATTAATTCATTTGACTCAAAAAAACTCCACACTTTCACAtgagaataaaaataataatcattgtcaacaaatattttaagttAAAACTGTAAATTGAAACTATACATATTTAAATTTggttgtttatttaaatttgtttttgttttttaacatAACCGAAGTCGGGAACTTCAATGTCTCCAAAGCAACAGATTTAATAAATAGATTAAACCTCGAGACTCGAGATGTAATTAAATCGTACTAAAAACTGAAGAAAGAAGAAAATTCAAagttaaatatttgaaaaatgaCAAATTACAAAAACACAATATAGCAGTAGAAGCAATACATATAAGTGGATCAACTCATCAAATGCCCATTGAAATAGGCTACATACAAGGAAAAACATTTGTCATTCGTAGCATCCTGAAAACATTCGAGTCGAAATATGACTTTCAAATTAAGTTTCGAATTAATGGATGCTATCAAAGATAGTGGCGATGCAAAGATCGAACATCGAGATGTAACTCTGGAATTAAAACGCCCAACCATAAACAaaaatcaagaaatgtcaaGTAGACAAATGACAAAATAACTATAGTGATACCAAAAGACAAACATAAAGCATACAAAATTTAAagttaaatatttgaaaaatgaCAAATTTATGAAGCAATACATGTAAGTGGAACAACTCATCAACTGTCCATTGAAATAAAATCCATACAAAGAAAAAATTTGTCATTCGTTGATTATTAGCGGCATCCTAAAACGTTCGAGTCAAAATATGACGTTCAAATTAGGTTTCGAAGTAGTGGATGATGTCAAAGGTAGTGACGATGCAAAGATtgaattaaaattcataaaaagaaAAACATTTGTCATTCGTTGGTTATTAGTGGCATCTTGAAAACATTCGAGTCGAAATATGACTTTCAAATTAAGTTTCGAATTATTGGATGCTATCAAAGGTAGTGGCGATACAAAATTGAACCTCGAGAACCAAAAACAaaaatcaagaaatgtcaaactTAAATAGACAAATGACAAAATAACCATAGTGATACAAAAAGACAAACAAAAGGCATACCAAAAGACAAACATAAAACATGAGGGtaatttggtaaaaaaaaacaatgaaaagtcatactt from the Primulina eburnea isolate SZY01 chromosome 3, ASM2296580v1, whole genome shotgun sequence genome contains:
- the LOC140827717 gene encoding putative late blight resistance protein homolog R1A-3, translated to MSCLQPVLTNLHLCRLHQDVHWLAKNPWWESTEDLIQIKDRVVGDEQNLQIIPIIGMGGIGKTTLARNVYEDQLTIDYFDIRHWLTVSQEYSVRDILGRILSVEEPIDEKVELLIERVYKSLKGRKYLVVMDDMWHAEVWYKVRRAFPDDYIGSRVILTTRLSDVASTIDSNSPLHKMRLLDEDRSWALFCKKAFAAECPPSHDMKEIGKSIARNCKGLPLAIIVITGLLKANKTREHWENVAENLNVASTVNDDQFSEPVEPKSLEELAEEYLEDLVKRSLVLVVGTRSNGGMKSCRIHDVLRDLSIKKGREERFLQHFTNKDNKKSILLKIAEGPRRLSICADYVNFELTDIHNSSIHTLLCFGSESYLLSSIASQFKSLRVVDEVLLDPEDFPDEIFELVNLRYLAFILFQSSKCEIPPSISKLQHLQTLIIKRDIMSIGHSGKVILPLEIWKMIQLRHLVFTKETAFCFPPGDGLGGTYSVLENLQTFSGVLNFKFTKEAIGGFPNLKKLKLEYDCNEPGEGWAKFCLGNLVHLQELEVLNLQLYGLGFGSVDTSFAFPQRLRKLTLTGCKIPWEKMSIIGCLPNLEVLKLLLGSFAGKEWETTEGEFLVLKYLQIRNIDLMEWRVESSTHFPCLETLILWCYKLKEVPSSVGDIPTLQNLRVQVSHMKAKDSVSQIIEEQENLGNDALQVRIMPLVLKTGPEATHKRPLAQAQPGAGIQKKPR